The genomic interval CGTAGGTGGCAGAGTAGGTCAGCTTGCCTCCGTCGTCATTGACTGTCACTACAAGTTTCTCGTTGGGTGAAGTAATCTTCACGTCCTTGGCAACCATGAAGACTGGCGCAAGGAGCATCATTGATAGAACTAGTTTTTTCATGTTTTTTATCTAATAGTTTTAATTAGGTAATATAATGGTTCTTGTTATTTCAGATAGTCGGTTCTGTCTGGACCAATATAATAGCCTGCCTCTGATGGCTGGTTGTAGCCTACGTTCTGTGTTGCCACAGAGAGACGGTAGGGTATGTCCTGCATCAGACAGTCTATGCGATAGTCCGTGGGGTGGGGAGTAATGTATATGCGCAGCTCTGTAGATTCACGATTGCGCATGATTACCTCTTCGCGCCAGTCGCCCAAGATGTCGGCAGACAGACATGGGTTTGACTTTGTCCAGTTGTTGAACGAGCCTTCAAACTTCTGCAAGCGGGCTATCGACTTCTCCTGCCAGTTGTATTTCCACACCGTCTCGTGGTCGAGTAGCTCGCGTAGCAGGTCGCCGTCCCACCAGATGCCGAAGTTTACAGGCAGGTATTTTCCGTTGATAATCAGGGTGTTATCGTGTTGTGGGTCTTTGGGGTCTTTAGCTGTGCTCACCACCTCTCCTTTCATGTTCCTTACTCCGTGACTGTCTGTTGACCACATCTCCACGCCGTAGTTCGTTGGGTCTATGTCGGCAGCCATTGCGCGTCCCACGTCTGTGCGACTCTTTATCTGGAACACCACCTTTCCTGTGGCAGCGTCGCGCAGGTCTGATCCGTCGCGTTTGTTCTCGTGGCAGTCCCATATATACAGACGGTTAGTCTTTGGGTCTGCCAGCAGATGTATCGCGTCGCCATGTCCGAAGCCAGTGTTGTATAGTCCTTTGCCATCGTGGTCTATTGCCATTGAGCCATAGGTCAGCTCGTCCATCCCGTCTCCATCAACATCAGCCACGCGTAGGTTGTGGTTGCCCTGTCCTGCGTAGGCTGCCCATTGGGGCTCGTGGGTATCAAATGTCCATCTGTTCCTTAGCTCCTTTCCGTCCCAGTCCCATGCTGCGATGACTGTGCGTGTGTAGTAGCCTCTGCAGAACATGGCGCTGGCAGTCATCTTCCCGTTGGCGTCTTTTGCTCCCAGATAGCCCACTGCTGCAAGATAGCGCTCCGACCTGTTGCCTTTGCTGTCGCCCCATGCTGCTAAGCGTCCGCGCTCTGGTATATATGGCTTTGTGTCGAGGGCTCGTCCTGTCAGTCCGTCGAACACGGTGATGAACTCTGGTCCGCTTAATATGCGTCCTTTCTGGTTACGATAGTCGACAGATGCGTCGCCAATAACGTTTCCTTGTCCGTCTGTGGTTCCGTCGGCAGTCTTCACCATCATCTCTGCGCGTCCGTCGCCATCGAAGTCATAGACCATGAACGGCACATAGTGTGCACCACTGCGTATATTGCGCCCCATGTTTATTCGCCACAGCCTCTCACCATTGAGACGGTAGCAGTCGAAGATGGTTGGCGATGTCATTCCGTCGTGAGCATTGTCGTGAGCGTCTGTTGGCTCCCATTTCAGGAATATCTCGTATTGTCCGTCACCATCCACATCACCCACGCTGGCATCGTTGGCCGTATATCGCGTCCTGCCTTCGCCCTGTGGCGTTGACAGTGGTATAGTGAAGTAGCCTATTGGTGCGTCGGAACAAAGAGAGAACGAGCCCACGGGTGCCACCGTGCCATGCTTCGCATTTGTCACCCTTACCTCATAGGTGGCATCCTCGTTCTTCAGAGGTTTTTCGTCAATGAAAAACGCGCCGCCCTTAGTCATTGGCTGTGCTGTGAGCCTTTCACCGTTTCTGTACACATCGAAAGCCTCGTGCTTGTGGTCATCGCTCAATATTCGCCAGCTCACAGCCACCTTGTCGTCAGGCAGTCTTACAGCCACGACCCCTCTGTCAAGGGCCTCGGTCTTCATCTTCTTCAGGTTGTACTTTGTCTGTGCGCATGCCATTGAGCTTGCGAGTAGCAGTGTGGAAAGTAGTACTAATGGTTTCATTTCTTTGGTCTTAGTTATAGTTTAGTTTGTTTTTGATTGTCAGAATTTCACGCTTCGCGAACCGTCTGTACATTCCTCTATGGTTACCTTGACGGCATCCTCTGGCAGCACGTCCTCTATCAGCTCCGGCCACTCTATGAAGCAGAGTGCTCCACTGTAGAAATAGTCCTCGTAGCCCATGTCATAGACCTCCTCGAGCTTCTTTATGCGGTAGAAGTCGAAATGGTAGATGGTCTTCTGTGGCGCTTCATACTCGTTCACAATGGCAAACGTGGGCGAGGTTATTACATCCTCTACTCCCAGCTCTTCGCAGATGGCTTTGACAAAGGTTGTCTTGCCTGCCCCCATCTTTCCGTAGAAAGCAAAGACGGTGTTTTCTCCAATGTTGTCTATGAATTCGCGCGCAGCCTCGCGTATATTGTCTAAGTTCTGAATCTTTATTTCCATATTCTTTATTATTATGGTGCAAAAGTACTATTTTTTTTTAGACATAGTGGCAGTTTTGGCGTTTTTCTTCATCTTTATTTGCTAATACTTTTGGTAGAAAACGTTTTTTTTAGTATTTTTGTCGAGGAAATGAATAATAATAACTAAAACCCTATTACGATTATGGTTGATGCATTGATAGATAAGACTAATGAGTATGCACTCATGCACGTTGCCGATGAGGCGAAGATAGAAGCTGAGAAGCAAAAGTTCGTGGGCCGTGTTGACTTTGAACAGGAGCTGTTCCAGCGTGTTGACGAGCACCAGTGTCCCCAGCTTGTTTATGCTCATGCAGGCTTCGGAAAGACAGCTTTCCTGTGCGACTGCTATTCCATGTTTGACGCCCCCGATGAAGATAGCTTCGTTCCTTTCATCCATTTCACTCGCTGTGGTGACACTCCTGAGCTGATGGTGAAGAAATGGCTTGCCGATCCTCGCATAGATGGTGGCAAGTACTACGCCTTTGATGAAAAGGTTGACTTCGAAGAGCTCATTGGCGAGCTGAAGACTACTGTTGCTGCCATGAACAAACAACCCATACTGTTTATCGATGACCTCCATCTCATGACCGATGTCTATAAGATTATTGGCAGCAGCCTCTGGCATCAAGGCGTGATGGTTGTGGCTACATGTGAGCGCGAGCTGATGAACCTCTTCGACGGATGGAGCGTTGCCGATGTTGTTCAGCTGCCTGGCGTTACTGATGATGAGGCTCGCGAGATAATGGAAAATCTGCTCGACAATGCTGATGCGTCACTTCCTGACAGCGTCATCGACCAGCTCCTTGCTGTCGAGCGCAATGACTATAAGAGTTGTTGTTCGCCTCTGTGGGATGCGCTTGTAGTCCGTCGCCTCACTAACCTAAGCGCTGACGATAATCAGCAGGCTTTGGCTGACGAGATTACACAAAGTGTGTTCTATCCAGAGCAGGCCTTCGGAATGATTATCGAGAGCGGAGTGTGTGAACTCCATTCAGGCTTCTTCTGGACCATGCTTAAGATTATGGCTGCCTCAGAACATGGTGTGCGCCAGCAGGATCTGCAGCACATGGCAGGCAACGCGTGGAACCAGCAAGTGTTCGACGAGTGCATAGAGTGGTTGGGCGAACTCCTCACCATAGACGAGACCACGGGCGTCATCGACTTCTCTTACTGGAGCTTCCGCGATGCCATGCGCCGTGTTGAGCGCGATGATAACGACAAGATGGGCGAATACTATTCCACATTCTTCTATCATCTTGCCGAGACGCTTCAGAAAGATGCTGCCGATGAATATGCATGCCGTGAGATGGCGTCGCTCGCCATGAAGATGCCTGACGAGAAAATCCTTAAAGGAGCGCTCAACTCCGTGTGGGCACCCATCTGGAGCTACCTCGTGAGGGCTTCC from Prevotella sp. E13-27 carries:
- a CDS encoding rhamnogalacturonan lyase, whose product is MKPLVLLSTLLLASSMACAQTKYNLKKMKTEALDRGVVAVRLPDDKVAVSWRILSDDHKHEAFDVYRNGERLTAQPMTKGGAFFIDEKPLKNEDATYEVRVTNAKHGTVAPVGSFSLCSDAPIGYFTIPLSTPQGEGRTRYTANDASVGDVDGDGQYEIFLKWEPTDAHDNAHDGMTSPTIFDCYRLNGERLWRINMGRNIRSGAHYVPFMVYDFDGDGRAEMMVKTADGTTDGQGNVIGDASVDYRNQKGRILSGPEFITVFDGLTGRALDTKPYIPERGRLAAWGDSKGNRSERYLAAVGYLGAKDANGKMTASAMFCRGYYTRTVIAAWDWDGKELRNRWTFDTHEPQWAAYAGQGNHNLRVADVDGDGMDELTYGSMAIDHDGKGLYNTGFGHGDAIHLLADPKTNRLYIWDCHENKRDGSDLRDAATGKVVFQIKSRTDVGRAMAADIDPTNYGVEMWSTDSHGVRNMKGEVVSTAKDPKDPQHDNTLIINGKYLPVNFGIWWDGDLLRELLDHETVWKYNWQEKSIARLQKFEGSFNNWTKSNPCLSADILGDWREEVIMRNRESTELRIYITPHPTDYRIDCLMQDIPYRLSVATQNVGYNQPSEAGYYIGPDRTDYLK
- the tsaE gene encoding tRNA (adenosine(37)-N6)-threonylcarbamoyltransferase complex ATPase subunit type 1 TsaE; this encodes MEIKIQNLDNIREAAREFIDNIGENTVFAFYGKMGAGKTTFVKAICEELGVEDVITSPTFAIVNEYEAPQKTIYHFDFYRIKKLEEVYDMGYEDYFYSGALCFIEWPELIEDVLPEDAVKVTIEECTDGSRSVKF